The genomic stretch AAACTGCGCCAGCCCGCGAGTCGCCAGCACCTTCGTGATCCCCGCGGTCAACGTCGTCTTGCCGTGATCCACGTGACCAATCGTACCGACGTTTACGTGAGGCTTCTTGCGCTCGAATTTCTGCTTGGCCATGTGCGTTCCTCCCTTTCGCGGGTTTTCGTCAGGCGCCCTTCACCTTCGCGACGACTTCCTCGCTTACGGAGATCGGGGCTGGCTCGTAATGGTCAAACTGCATGGTGTAGGTCGCTCTCCCCTGTGTCTTCGACCGCATATCGGTGGCGTACCCGAACATCTCGGAGAGGGGCACATGGGAGTCGATCACCTGGGTGTTTCCGCGCACATCGATCTTCTGGATCCGCCCGCGGCGGGCGCTCAGGTCCCCGATGACATCCCCCATGAACTCCTCCGGGGTCACCACCTCAACCGCCATCACCGGTTCCAGAAGGACGGGGTGCGCGATCTGGCACGCCGCCTTGAACGCCATGGAACCCGCGATCTTGAACGCCATCTCGGAAGAGTCCACATCGTGATAGGACCCGTCGAGGAGCGTGACGACCGTGTCGACCACGGGATACCCCGCCACGACACCCGTCTCCGCCGCTTCCCGCACGCCTTTTCCCACGGCGGGGATGTATTCCTTCGGGACGACTCCCCCCACGATCTTGTTGACGAATTCGAATCCCTTGCCCGCCTGGTTCGGCTCCACGGAGATCCAGACGTGACCGTACTGTCCCCTGCCCCCCGTCTGGCGGACATACCGCCCTTCGTGCTTCGCCGCTCGCGTGACCGTCTCCCGGTAAGCGACCTGGGGACGTCCCACGCTGGCCGCCACCTTGAACTCCCGCAACAGCCGGTCCACGATGATTTCCAGGTGCAGCTCCCCCATGCCGGAGATCAGCGTCTGTCCCGTCTCCTCGTCCACCTTGACCCGGAAGGAGGGGTCCTCGAGGGCAAGCTTCTGGAGGGACAGTCCCAGCTTCTCCTGGTCGGCTTTCGTCTTCGGCTCGATCGCGATGGAGATCACGGGGTCGGGGGCGGAGATGGACTCGAGGACGATTTCCTGGTCCGGGGCGCACAGGGTGTCTCCGGTAAACGCGTTTTTCAGGCCGACGCATGCCGCGATGTCCCCCGCGTAGACCGCCTTGATCTCCTCCCTCTTGTTCGCGTGCATCTTGAGGATGCGGCCGATCCGCTCCTTTCTCTGTCTCGTCGAGTTGTACACCTGATCGCCCGAGGAAAGGGTCCCGGAATAGACACGGAGGAAGGTGAGCTGCCCGACGAACGGATCCGTCATGATCTTGAAAGCGAGGGCGGAGAACGGCTCGTCGTCTCCGACCTTACGGACGGCGACCGACCCGTCCCGCGGGTCGATGCCTTCCATGGGAGGCACGTCGAGGGGGGAAGGAAGGTAATCCAGGATGGCGTCGAGAAAAGGCTGGATCCCCTTGTTCCGGAAAGCGGTTCCGCACAGCACGGGAACCATCCTCAGGCCGATGGTGGCCTCGCGGATCGCGGATTGCAGTTCGGCCACCTCGATCTCCTTGCCGGCCAGGTACTTCTCGAGCAGCGAGTCGTTGACGTCCGCCAGGGATTCCCGAAGCCGTTCCCTCGCGGAAGCGACGGCTTCCTCCATGTCGCCGGGAATGGGCTCGTGCCGGTATCTGGCCCCGAGAATGTCTTCATCCCATACGACGGCTTTCATCCGCACCAGGTCGATGATCCCCCGGAACCCCTCCTCCTTCCCGAACGGAAGCTGGATCGGGACGGGGTTCGACCCGAGACGTTCCCTCAACATGCGGATGACGCGATCGAAATCCGCCCCCGTGCGGTCCATCTTGTTGATCATGGCGAGGCGCGGAACGCGGTACTTGTCCGCCTGCCGCCAAACCGTTTCCGACTGGGGCTCCACCCCGCCCACGGCGCAGAACACCGCGACGCAGCCGTCGAGAACGCGGAGGGAACGCTCCACCTCGATGGTGAAGTCCACGTGCCCCGGCGTGTCGATGATGTTGATCCGGTGTTCCCTCCAGAAGCAGGTGGTGGCCGCGGAAGTGATCGTGATCCCCCGTTCCTGCTCCTGCTCCATCCAGTCCATGGTCGCGGTCCCCTCGTGCACCTCCCCCATCTTGTGGGAGACGCCCGTGTAGTACAGGACCCGCTCCGTGGTGGTGGTCTTCCCCGCGTCTATGTGGGCCATGATCCCGATGTTCCGGGTTTTTTCCAGTGGGGTGGTTCTTGCCACTTCTTCGTCTTCCTTTCCTGCATCCCCGCGGCTTACCAGCGGTAATGGGCGAAGGCCTTATTGGCCTCGGCCATCTTGTGGGTGTCTTCCTTCTTCTTGACGGTCAGACCGCGGTTGTTGAAGGCGTCCAGGATTTCCCCCGACAGGCGTTCGACCATCGTTTTCTCGGAACGCTCCTTCGCGAAGTTGATCATCCAACGGAGCGAGAGCGCGAGACGCCTCTCGGTGCGGATCTCCACCGGAACCTGGTAGGTCGCCCCGCCCACGCGGCGGGACTTGACCTCGAGGACGGGCTTGGTGTTTTCCACCGCCTTCTTGATCACGTTGACCGGATCTTCCTTCGTCTTCTCCTTGATGATCTCCATCGATCCGTAGACGATATTTTCCGCGACGGTTTTCTTTCCCTTCCGCATGACCCCGGTGATCATCCTCGCGACAAGAGCATCGCCATAGACCGGGTCCATCCCTACCACCCGCCTGGACACAAATCCTCGCCTGGGCATCAGGAACGCCTCCTCACCGTAAATGCCTCCTCGTTGAACAAACCGATAGCCCCCACCCACGGGAGCGCTTCCCGCGGAGCATGGCGGCTACCATTCCGTTTACCCCGTTCCGGCGGACCTGCCGGGAAAGGCCGGTACTGCCTCGTTCCGGTTAGGGAAAGCTATTTGGGTCGCTTTGCTCCGTACTTCGACCGCGACTTCCGTCTGTCCTGGACACCAACGGAATCCAGCTTTCCACGTATGATGTGATACCGCACTCCGGGGAGGTCCTTGACCCTGCCCCCCCGGATCAACACGACGGAGTGCTCCTGGAGGTTGTGCCCCTCGCCCGGGATATAGACAGTGACCTCGATCCCGTTCGTGAGCCGAACCCGGGCCACTTTTCGCAGCGCCGAATTGGGCTTCTTCGGGGTCGTGGTGTACACCCGGAGGCATACCCCCCGCTTCTGGGGACACCGTTCCAGCGCGGGCGAGTCGCTTCGGTCCACGACCGCCCTGCGCCCTTTCCGGACCAACTGGTTGATCGTGGGCATCTCCCCCCGCCTTCCTGCTCGTTCCGTCTATCCTGCTCGAAACAGAAGCAATTCTTATATCATTTCGCGGTTGTTGTGTCAACCGGTTTCTTCCTCTTCCTCCATCACCTCCTCCGGGGTCTCCTCCTTGATCTCGGAGGGAAGCGACGGATCCGCCTCCATGTCCAACATGCGGTAGAGCAGCCCCCCCGTACCGGCCGGGATAAGCCGCCCCATGATGACGTTTTCCTTCAATCCCGACAGGGAGTCGACCCGGCCGTGAACGGCCGCGTCCGTGAGAATCTTCGTGGTCTCCTGGAAGGAGGCCGCGGAGATCCAGGACTCCGTGGAGAGGGAAGCCTTGGTGATCCCCAGGAGCTGGGGATCAGCCTTGGCCGGAGTCCCCCCTTTCCCCTTATTCCGCTCGTTCTCCTCCTTGAACACCCACTTCTCCACGCTCTGCCCCACGAGGAAGTTCGTGTCCCCCGGATCGGAGATCTTCACCCTGCGAAGCATCTGCCGGACGATGACCTCGATGTGCTTGTCGTTGATCCGGACGCCCTGGAGCCGGTAGACTTCCTGGATCTCGTCCACGAGAAAGCGGGCGAGCTCCTTGTCTCCCTGTACCCGCAGGATGTCGTGCGGATTGGGAGACCCGTCCATGAGGGACTCCCCGGCCCGGATCCTCTCTCCGTCGTGCACGGTGATGTGCTTCCCGCGGGGGATGGTGTATTCCCGGGCCTCCCCGATGTCCGGCACGACCTGGATCTTCCGCTTCCCCTTGAAGTCCTTGCCGAGCCGCACCACCCCGTCGATTTCGGAGATGACGGCGAACTCCTTGGGCTTCCTCGCCTCGAAGAGCTCCGCCACGCGGGGCAGACCGCCGGTGATGTCTTTCGTTTTCGTGGTCTCCCGCGGGATCTTCGCGATGATGTCGCCGGCCACCAGATTCTGCCCTTCCTCGACGAAAATGTTCGACCCGATGGGCAGGAGGTACCGGGCATCGCTCGAGGAGCCGGGAAGCTTGAGCGTACGGTTCTTTTCGTCCTTGATCGAAATCCGCGGACGGGCGTCCGGGTCCCTCGACTCGATGATCACCCGCGTGGACCGTCCGGTGACCTCGTCGAGCTGCTCGCGCATCGTGATCCCCTCGATGATGTCCCCGAACTTGATGATTCCCGTAACTTCCGTGAGAATCGGGATGTTGTAGGGATCCCACTCGGCGAGCCGCTGCCCCTCCTTCACCTTCTCCCCGCTCTTCACCAGCAGGGAAGCCCCGTAGGTGATGGGATACTTCTCCCGCTCCCGGTTGTTCTCGTCCAGAACGATCAGGAAGCCGTTCCGGTTCATGGCGACGTTCTTCCCATCCCGGTTTTTCATCACGGTCAGGCCCTGGAACTTGATCTTTCCCGGGTTTTTCGCCTGGGTGTAGCTCTGTTCGACGAACCGGGAGGCCGTGCCGCCGATGTGGAACGTCCGCATCGTGAGCTGGGTCCCGGGCTCCCCGATCGATTGCGCCGCGATGATGCCGATCGCCTCCCCGATGGTCACCATCTTCCCGCGTGCCAGGTCCCGTCCGTAACAGAGCGCGCATACTCCCCGCTTGCTCTCGCAGGTCAGGGCGGAGCGGATCTTGACTTCGTCCATCCCCGACATCTCGATCTGTCGGGCCACATCCTCCGTTACCTCCTCGTTGGCGGAGACGAGGAGGTTCTCGTCCCCGTCGTACAGGTCCTCGAGCGCCACCCTTCCGAGGATGCGGTCGGACAACCGGTCGATGATTTCCCCGCCTTCCACGAGGGCGCGGACGGGGATCCCGTCGAGCGTCTGACAGTCGTCCTCGATGATGATGCAGTCCTGGGCCACGTCCACCAGCCTCCGGGTGAGATACCCGGAGTTCGCCGTCTTGAGGGCGGTGTCGGCGAGACCTTTCCTGGCTCCGTGGGTGGAGATGAAGTACTGCCCGACCGACAGCCCCTCACGGAAGTTCGAGGTGATCGGCGTCTCGATGATCTCCCCCGAAGGCTTGGCCATCAGTCCCCGCATCCCGGCGAGCTGGCGCATCTGCTTGTCGGATCCCCGAGCTCCCGAGTCCGCCATCATATAGATGGGGTTGAAGCTCGGGACTTTCCGTTCCTTTCCGTCGCGCGTCTTGATCGTCTCCGTTCCCATCTCGCGAAGCATTTCCGACGCGATCTGCTCGGTGGCCGCGGACCAGATGTCGACCACCTTGTTGTACCGCTCGCCGTTGGTGATGAGTCCTCCCTGGTGCTCCTCCACCACGGCCTCCACCTCGGAGGTCGCTTTTTCCAGAAGCGCTTTCTTGTTGCTCGGGATCTTCATGTCGTTCATGCAGATCGAGATTCCCGACAGGGTGGCGTAGGAGTAGCCGAGCGTCTTGAGTTGGTCGGACAGGATGACGGTCGCCTTCTGCCCGCACACGCGGTACGTAACATCGATGAGCTCGGCGAGGTCCTTCTTTTTCATCACCCGGTTGACCTGGTCGAAGGGCACCTCGGGGGGCACCACTTCGTAGAGGAGGACCCGGCCCGTCGTGGATTCCAGGATTTTTCCGTTTACGCGGACCTGGATCTTGGTCTGCACCTTGATCTCTCCCGCGTCGAAGGCGATGCGCACCTCGTCCAGGCTGGAGAACCGCCTCCCCTCCCCCTTGAGCCCCTCGCGCGGGCGCGTGAGGTAGTAGATCCCGAGGACGATGTCCTGCGTGGGGCTGATCACGGGCTTGCCGTGCGCGGGCGAGAGGATGTTGTTCGTGGACATCATGAGCACTCTCGCCTCCATCTGGGCTTCGATGGAGAGAGGGACGTGGACCGCCATCTGGTCGCCGTCGAAGTCCGCGTTGAAGGCGGTGCACACGAGGGGATGCAGCTGGATCGCCTTTCCCTCGATCAATACCGGTTCGAACGCCTGGATCCCCAGCCGGTGAAGCGTCGGAGCGCGGTTGAGCATCACCGGGAGCTGCCGAATGACCTCGTCCAGCGCGTCCCAGACCTCGCGCTTCTCCTTCTCTACCATCTTCTTGGCCGCCTTGATGGTGGTCGCGTAGCCGCCTTCCTCGAGCTTGTTGAAGATGAACGGCTTGAACAGCTCGAGGGCCATCTTCTTGGGCAGGCCGCACTGGTGCAATTTGAGCTCCGGCCCGACGACGATCACCGAGCGGCCGGAGTAATCGACCCGTTTTCCGAGCAGGTTCTGGCGGAAACGTCCTCCCTTCCCCTTCAGCATGTCGGAGAGGGATTTGAGAGGCCGCTTGTTGGACCCGGTGATGAGCTTCCCTCGCCGTCCGTTGTCGAACAGGGCATCCACGGATTCCTGCAGCATCCGCTTCTCGTTCCGGATGATGATCTCCGGCGCGGAAAGATCGAGCAGCCGTTTCAGACGGTTGTTCCGGTTGATCACACGACGGTACAGGTCGTTCAGGTCCGATGTGGCGAACCGTCCGCCGTCCAGGGGGACCAGGGGACGAAGGTCCGGCGGAAGCACGGGAATGACGCCCATGACCATCCATTCCGGACGCTGTCCGCTGTCCCGGAACGCCTCCACGATGCGCAGGCGCTTCGAGATCTTCTTCTTCTTGGCCTCCGAGGCGGTCTCCCCCATATCCCGGCGGAGCTCCTCGGAGAGCTTGTCCAGGTTCAACTCCGCCAGCAGGGTCAGGATCGCCTCCGCGCCCAGTCCCGCATTGAAGGCGTCACCGAACTCCTCCCTCTTCTCCCGGTATTTCGCCTCCGAGAGCACCTCGAGCTTCTCCAGATCCGTCTTTCCGGGGTCGATGACGATGAACTTCTCGAAGTAGATGACCGCCTCGATCTCCTTCATCGGCATGTCGAGGATGGTGGCGATGCGGCTGGGCAGGCTCTTCAGGAACCAGATGTGGGCGACGGGGGAGGCAAGCTCGATATGCCCCATCCTCTCCCTTCGCACCTTGGACTGGATCACCTCGACCCCGCATTTCTCGCAGACGATCCCCCGGTGTTTCATCCGCTTGTACTTGCCGCAGTTGCACTCGTAGTCCTTGATCGGACCGAAGATCTTCGCGCAGAACAGACCGTCCCGTTCCGGTTTGAACGTCCGGTAGTTGAGAGTTTCCGGTTTCTTCACTTCGCCGTGGGACCACTTGCGGATCTGGTCCGGCGCGGCGATGGAAATGCGGATCCCCGAGAAGAACAACGGGTCCTTCGGCTTCTCGAATCTTGTGAAAAGGTCTTCCAATGGGTGCCTCCCCGATCGTTCCCGGACTGCGTTCGCTACTTGGCTTCCTCGCTGATCAGCTCGACATCGAGGCCGAGCGCCTGCAATTCCTTGATGAGGACGTTGAACGACTCCGGCAGCCCGGGCTCGAGGGAGAAGTTGCCCTTCACGATCGCCTCGTACATCCGGGCCCTTCCGGGGACGTCGTCCGACTTCACCGTCAGAAATTCCTGGAGCGTATACGCGGCTCCGTACGCCTCCAGCGCCCATACCTCCATCTCCCCGAGCCGTTGCCCTCCGAACTGCGCTTTTCCTCCGAGGGGCTGCTGGGTCACCAGCGAATACGGCCCTGTGGACCGGGCGTGGATCTTGTCGTCCACGAGGTGGTGCAGCTTCATCATGTACATCGAGCCGACGGTCACCTGCTGGTGGAACAGTTCCCCGGTCATGCCGTCGTAGAGAGAAGTCTGTCCGGTCTCCGGCAGGCCCGCCATGCCCAGATACCGCCGGATCTCTTCCTCGTTCGCGCCGCTGAAGACCGGGGACGCCATGAACACTCCTCCGGACAAGAGTGCGGCGACCTTCCGGACCTCCTCGTCGTCGAGGCTTTCGAGGTGTTCCTCGAACCGTTTCGAATCGTAGATCTTCCGGAGCCAATCCTTCACGGCCCGGGGACTGAACTCGTTCTCGACCAGCTGCCGGACCTTCTCCCCCAGCTCCCGCGAGGCCCACCCGAGGTGGGTCTCCATGATCTGCCCGACGTTCATCCGGGACGGAACACCGAGAGGGTTGAGGACGATGTCGACGGGCGTCCCGTCGGAAAGATACGGCATGTCCTCTTCCGGGACGATCCGGGAGATCACCCCCTTGTTCCCGTGCCGGCCCGCCATCTTGTCGCCCACCGACAGCTTGCGCTTCATGGCGATGTAGACTTTCACCATCTTGAGGACGCCCGGGGGCAACTCGTCCCCCTTCCGCATCCGCCCGATCTTCTCCTCGAAGACCGCCTTGACCAGGCTCACCTGGTCCTGGGCGACCTGGGAGATGTCCGTCAGGCGCTCCTGGGAGGTCGGATCCTCCTCGAACGCGATCTGCGCCCACAGGTCTTTCGGAATCTCATCGAGAACGTCCTCGGTGAGCTTTTTCTTCCTGTTCAGGATCACCTCGGACCGGTCCCCGCCGGTCAGGCGGACGGCAGAGGTCTTGTTGAGAAGGAGGTTTCGCATCTTCCCGTAGGCGGTCTCCATGATGATCCGGATTTCGTCGTCCTGGTCGCGCAGGAGCCTTTCCGTCTCCTTCTCTTCATAGGCCTGCGAGCGGTCGTCCTTCTCCCCGCCCTTCCGGGTGAACACCTTCGAGTCGATGACGATCCCCTCGATCCCCGGCGGCACGCGGAGCGAGGAGTCCTTCACGTCCCCGGCCTTGTCTCCGAAGATCGCCCGGAGCAGTTTCTCCTCGGGGGAAAGCTGCGTCTCGCCCTTGGGCGTGACCTTCCCCACGAGGATGTCCATGG from Candidatus Deferrimicrobiaceae bacterium encodes the following:
- the fusA gene encoding elongation factor G — translated: MARTTPLEKTRNIGIMAHIDAGKTTTTERVLYYTGVSHKMGEVHEGTATMDWMEQEQERGITITSAATTCFWREHRINIIDTPGHVDFTIEVERSLRVLDGCVAVFCAVGGVEPQSETVWRQADKYRVPRLAMINKMDRTGADFDRVIRMLRERLGSNPVPIQLPFGKEEGFRGIIDLVRMKAVVWDEDILGARYRHEPIPGDMEEAVASARERLRESLADVNDSLLEKYLAGKEIEVAELQSAIREATIGLRMVPVLCGTAFRNKGIQPFLDAILDYLPSPLDVPPMEGIDPRDGSVAVRKVGDDEPFSALAFKIMTDPFVGQLTFLRVYSGTLSSGDQVYNSTRQRKERIGRILKMHANKREEIKAVYAGDIAACVGLKNAFTGDTLCAPDQEIVLESISAPDPVISIAIEPKTKADQEKLGLSLQKLALEDPSFRVKVDEETGQTLISGMGELHLEIIVDRLLREFKVAASVGRPQVAYRETVTRAAKHEGRYVRQTGGRGQYGHVWISVEPNQAGKGFEFVNKIVGGVVPKEYIPAVGKGVREAAETGVVAGYPVVDTVVTLLDGSYHDVDSSEMAFKIAGSMAFKAACQIAHPVLLEPVMAVEVVTPEEFMGDVIGDLSARRGRIQKIDVRGNTQVIDSHVPLSEMFGYATDMRSKTQGRATYTMQFDHYEPAPISVSEEVVAKVKGA
- the rpsG gene encoding 30S ribosomal protein S7 → MPRRGFVSRRVVGMDPVYGDALVARMITGVMRKGKKTVAENIVYGSMEIIKEKTKEDPVNVIKKAVENTKPVLEVKSRRVGGATYQVPVEIRTERRLALSLRWMINFAKERSEKTMVERLSGEILDAFNNRGLTVKKKEDTHKMAEANKAFAHYRW
- the rpsL gene encoding 30S ribosomal protein S12 encodes the protein MPTINQLVRKGRRAVVDRSDSPALERCPQKRGVCLRVYTTTPKKPNSALRKVARVRLTNGIEVTVYIPGEGHNLQEHSVVLIRGGRVKDLPGVRYHIIRGKLDSVGVQDRRKSRSKYGAKRPK
- the rpoC gene encoding DNA-directed RNA polymerase subunit beta', giving the protein MEDLFTRFEKPKDPLFFSGIRISIAAPDQIRKWSHGEVKKPETLNYRTFKPERDGLFCAKIFGPIKDYECNCGKYKRMKHRGIVCEKCGVEVIQSKVRRERMGHIELASPVAHIWFLKSLPSRIATILDMPMKEIEAVIYFEKFIVIDPGKTDLEKLEVLSEAKYREKREEFGDAFNAGLGAEAILTLLAELNLDKLSEELRRDMGETASEAKKKKISKRLRIVEAFRDSGQRPEWMVMGVIPVLPPDLRPLVPLDGGRFATSDLNDLYRRVINRNNRLKRLLDLSAPEIIIRNEKRMLQESVDALFDNGRRGKLITGSNKRPLKSLSDMLKGKGGRFRQNLLGKRVDYSGRSVIVVGPELKLHQCGLPKKMALELFKPFIFNKLEEGGYATTIKAAKKMVEKEKREVWDALDEVIRQLPVMLNRAPTLHRLGIQAFEPVLIEGKAIQLHPLVCTAFNADFDGDQMAVHVPLSIEAQMEARVLMMSTNNILSPAHGKPVISPTQDIVLGIYYLTRPREGLKGEGRRFSSLDEVRIAFDAGEIKVQTKIQVRVNGKILESTTGRVLLYEVVPPEVPFDQVNRVMKKKDLAELIDVTYRVCGQKATVILSDQLKTLGYSYATLSGISICMNDMKIPSNKKALLEKATSEVEAVVEEHQGGLITNGERYNKVVDIWSAATEQIASEMLREMGTETIKTRDGKERKVPSFNPIYMMADSGARGSDKQMRQLAGMRGLMAKPSGEIIETPITSNFREGLSVGQYFISTHGARKGLADTALKTANSGYLTRRLVDVAQDCIIIEDDCQTLDGIPVRALVEGGEIIDRLSDRILGRVALEDLYDGDENLLVSANEEVTEDVARQIEMSGMDEVKIRSALTCESKRGVCALCYGRDLARGKMVTIGEAIGIIAAQSIGEPGTQLTMRTFHIGGTASRFVEQSYTQAKNPGKIKFQGLTVMKNRDGKNVAMNRNGFLIVLDENNREREKYPITYGASLLVKSGEKVKEGQRLAEWDPYNIPILTEVTGIIKFGDIIEGITMREQLDEVTGRSTRVIIESRDPDARPRISIKDEKNRTLKLPGSSSDARYLLPIGSNIFVEEGQNLVAGDIIAKIPRETTKTKDITGGLPRVAELFEARKPKEFAVISEIDGVVRLGKDFKGKRKIQVVPDIGEAREYTIPRGKHITVHDGERIRAGESLMDGSPNPHDILRVQGDKELARFLVDEIQEVYRLQGVRINDKHIEVIVRQMLRRVKISDPGDTNFLVGQSVEKWVFKEENERNKGKGGTPAKADPQLLGITKASLSTESWISAASFQETTKILTDAAVHGRVDSLSGLKENVIMGRLIPAGTGGLLYRMLDMEADPSLPSEIKEETPEEVMEEEEETG